Proteins encoded by one window of Nasonia vitripennis strain AsymCx chromosome 5, Nvit_psr_1.1, whole genome shotgun sequence:
- the LOC100679530 gene encoding uncharacterized protein LOC100679530, whose translation MANRLLTPLLLSLMLLRAESRCGERLERALDMMQQRSNSARRRFDADDSDLVYRQRLRSAPVDVSVTRLLVEIPPTRSSGSRDGPSWAKVERCSYEPSNNSIRSRVGFNELSVSGLVQLAASAQEPSREQARLLGLPAESCRMSLRLRRAGMDFYTSPIARGRGQMRIRTESSFLEPRFASIYAYGCRPVGPAPAANYDRLESSEPRKREIGKAKPDSNAVSNSSALGAEAEEALEEENRLGGSLAAIPATPADALLDSLWRSRGDIAREMEDVFLRSASQAITHYIERQLHPAIKETLMLSMGYTISYG comes from the exons ATGGCCAATCGACTGCTGACGCCGCTGCTTCTgtcgctgatgctgctgcgGGCCGAGAGCCGCTGCGGCGAGAGACTCGAGCGCGCCCTCGACATGATGCAGCAACGGAGCAACTCTGCTCGGCGGCGCTTCGACGCCGACGACTCGGACTTGGTCTACCGCCAGAGGCTTCGCTCGGCTCCCGTCGACGTCTCCGTCACGAGGCTGCTTGTCGAG ATCCCCCCGACGAGGAGCTCGGGCAGCCGGGACGGCCCGAGCTGGGCAAAGGTCGAGCGCTGCTCGTACGAGCCGAGCAACAACTCGATCCGCAGCCGCGTCGGCTTCAACGAGCTGTCGGTGAGCGGCCTCGTGCAGCTCGCTGCCAGCGCCCAGGAGCCGAGTCGGGAGCAGGCCCGGCTCCTCGGGCTCCCGGCCGAGTCCTGTCGCATGAGCCTGCGGCTGCGTCGCGCCGGCATGGACTTCTACACGAGCCCGATCGCCAGGGGACGAGGCCAGATGCGCATCCGCACCGAGTCCAGCTTCCTCGAGCCCCGCTTCGCCAGCATCTACGCCTACGGCTGCAGACCCGTCGGCCCAGCGCCGGCAGCCAATTACGACCGGCTCGAGAGCAGCGAGCCCCGGAAGAGGGAGATCGGCAAG GCGAAGCCCGACTCGAACGCGGTGTCCAACTCCTCGGCGCTCGGCGCGGAGGCCGAGGAAGCTCTCGAGGAGGAGAACCGCCTCGGCGGATCGTTGGCCGCGATCCCGGCGACGCCTGCCGACGCGCTCCTCGACTCGCTCTGGCGATCGCGCGGCGACATAGCTCGCGAGATGGAGGACGTCTTTCTGAGGAGCGCTAGCCAGGCCATCACGCACTACATAGAGCGACAGCTGCACCCAGCCATCAAGGAGACACTTATGCTCTCCATGGGCTACACCATCAGCTACGGCTGA
- the LOC100121141 gene encoding CCR4-NOT transcription complex subunit 2 isoform X1, whose protein sequence is MANLNFEQPPRSIANASLATRAANSAGGLNSSTLAGHVTPTSGMFSGSSTSASGAANSAVIGPNLSYHPGGAASGVAGTQSTSNHQSQQQQQQQQQQQQQQQQQLSPMNSRGLFGQRAFTSDRRNMPTLGNTNPMGGMSGFGIPQSRNYGSQGTINNFHSAFGSGTSTGGGGDTSTPPLLDLSEFPSLTNRGQGDSSMPQPSPMPGKQPYVGMVKQPTSEASEFTMSSEDFPALPGTQSRDGPSPGGSVMSGEKGLSVGLGPDLNPDVLQANRTSNSDKSQSSKKGIQTSPDGKVTNIPASMVKDQFGMVGLLTFIRAAETDPNLVTLALGQDLTALGLNLNSPENLYQNFGGPWAETPCRPQDIDFHVPPEYLINATIRDKLAPVKLNRYKDDLLFYMFYTNVGDVLQLAAAAELYSREWRYHTEEKVWITQAPGLGLVEKTSTYERGTYYYFDAQNWRKVAKEFHLDYTKLEGRPHLPNTFHQNQP, encoded by the exons ATGGCCAATCTGAACTTTGAGCAGCCACCTAGAAGCATCGCTAATGCAAGTCTAGCGACGCGTGCAGCTAACAGTGCTGGTGGTTTGAACTCTTCGACCCTGGCGGGTCATGTCACTCCTACGTCCGGTATGTTCTCGGGCTCATCAACCAGCGCTTCTGGTGCAGCTAATTCTGCAGTCATTGGACCAAACTTGTCCTATCACCCAGGGGGAGCAGCTTCGGGAGTGGCTGGTACACAATCCACGTCTAACCATCAATctcagcaacagcagcagcaacaacagcagcagcagcagcagcagcagcagcagctttctCCTATGAATAGTAGAGGCCTGTTTGGTCAGAGAGCTTTTACTAGTGATAGGCGGAATATGCCAACGTTAGG AAATACTAATCCAATGGGTGGTATGAGCGGTTTTGGAATACCACAAAGTCGTAACTACGGATCTCAAGGTACTATCAACAATTTTCATTCAGCATTTGGTAGTGGTACAAGTACCGGTGGCGGAGGAGACACAAGCACGCCTCCACTTTTGGACCTTTCTGAATTTCCTTCGTTAACTAACCGGGGCCAAGGGGACTCTTCTATGCCCCAACCTAGTCCCATGCCAGGAAAACAACCATATG TTGGAATGGTCAAACAACCAACGTCTGAAGCAAGCGAGTTTACAATGAGCTCGGAAGATTTTCCTGCGTTACCAGGAACACAAAGTAGAGACGGCCCGTCGCCGGGAGGTAGCGTTATGTCCGGTGAAAAGGGGTTGTCCGTCGGTTTGGGTCCGGATTTAAATCCAGACGTGCTGCAAGCTAACAGGACGTCCAACTCGGATAAATCTCAATCGTCGAAGAAAGGCATTCAAACATCGCCCGATG GAAAAGTGACGAATATACCCGCGAGCATGGTGAAAGATCAGTTTGGCATGGTCGGATTGTTGACATTCATCAGAGCAGCTGAAACAGACCCTAATCTTGTGACGTTAGCGCTAGGTCAAGACCTGACGGCGCTTGGCCTTAATCTCAATTCGCCCGAGAATCTTTACCAAAATTTCGGTGGCCCTTGGGCCGAGACGCCATGTCGACCGCAGGACATAGACTTTCACGTTCCACCAGAGTACCTCATTAATGCTACCATCAG GGATAAACTCGCGCCTGTAAAGTTAAATCGATATAAGGACGATCTCTTATTCTATATGTTTTACACGAACGTTGGGGATGTGTTGCAATTAGCAGCTGCAGCGGAACT gtACAGCCGCGAGTGGCGATATCACACTGAGGAAAAAGTGTGGATAACGCAGGCCCCGGGCCTCGGGCTTGTCGAGAAGACCTCGACTTACGAGCGCGGTACTTACTACTATTTTGACGCGCAGAACTGGCGCAAGGTTGCTAAGGAGTTCCATCTCGATTACACGAAACTCGAGGGCAGGCCGCATCTTCCCAACACTTTCCACCAGAATCAGCCTTGA
- the LOC100121091 gene encoding pentatricopeptide repeat-containing protein 2, mitochondrial codes for MAMCVSSLVRNSFNLLGKSVVKQLVINVTRQLYSPNAMGLNGYLNARDYVKSQFLNVDHLFFNKMRDLIANKEDSMVFTEDLKTMLHIVEKKPEDLDLLYTMLKKYHTQNNLRFGSFVFGTVAMRAFYHLDEPDVALKAFKDPELNGFFDQIMSQQLLLDLLYNHGKYSDVRDVYDIIKTKNINGIVHPKNPFIIVMGACYQENTKDSFDYAVNLFKEVQTRGFEFPRRAITFLASLALKQGSPSVALEVASLARNVRYIDIRCIKVEAYAALKRVDEVMVYFRTTLQTDMPTRRKQSYFKDTIEKVEELVESEKLEENSELVKMLKQIKLHDYVQTGTLDEHITTTIDQIRVNNEQRQWQRPEFGNRQSQQQNRYQSNNKFNESNSFNYRKGLRDLV; via the exons ATGGCTATGTGTGTAAGCAGTCTTGTGAGAAATAGTTTTAACCTTTTGGGCAAAAGTGTCGTTAAGCAATTGGTTATAAATG tcACGAGACAACTGTACTCTCCCAATGCAATGGGACTGAATGGCTACTTGAATGCCCGTGACTATGTGAAATCTCAGTTTCTTAATGTTGATCACctgtttttcaataaaatgagAGACTTGATAGCGAACAAAGAAGACTCCATGGTTTTTACCGAAGATTTGAAAACTATGTTACACATAGTTGAAAAGAAACCAGAGGATCTTGATCTTTTGTACactatgttaaaaaaatatcacacTCAAAATAATCTGAGGTTTGGAAGCTTCGTATTTGGTACTGTGGCAATGAGGGCATTTTATCACTTGGATGAGCCAGATGTAGCTCTGAAAGCATTTAAAGATCCAGAGTTGAACGGTTTCTTTGACCAAATAATGTCGCAGCAGTTACTTTTGGATCTATTATATAATCATGGTAAATATTCAGATGTCAGAGATGTTTATGATATCATTAAAACTAAAAACATCAATGGTATTGTGCATCCCAAAAATCCATTTATCATTGTAATGGGTGCCTGCTACCAAGAG AACACAAAAGATAGTTTTGACTATGCGGTTAATCTCTTCAAAGAAGTTCAAACTAGAGGTTTTGAATTTCCACGCAGGGCAATAACATTTTTAGCATCATTGGCTTTAAAACAAGGTTCACCAAGTGTAGCATTAGAAGTTGCATCGTTAGCGCGCAATGTTAGGTACATTGATATTAGATGTATTAAAGTAGAAGCTTATGCAGCTCTAAAACGTGTCGATGAAGTAATGGTGTACTTCCGTACTACACTACAAACTGATATGCCTACAAGACGTAAGCAGTCTTACTTTAAAGATACA aTTGAGAAAGTTGAAGAACTGGTAGAAAGTGAAAAACTCGAAGAGAATTCTGAACttgtaaaaatgttgaaaCAGATCAAATTGCATGACTATGTTCAAACAGGA ACTTTAGATGAGCATATTACTACAACAATTGATCAGATAAGAGTTAATAACGAACAAAGACAGTGGCAAAGACCAGAATTCGGAAACAGACAAAGTCAACAACAAAATAGATATCAATCCAACAATAAATTCAATGAAAGTAACAGTTTTAATTATAGAAAAGGTTTAAGAGATCTAGTGTAA
- the LOC100678390 gene encoding uncharacterized protein LOC100678390 codes for MPSAGAGGIREGAARSPYALPGDAQLLAYWHHQHRAPSTPSTPSAAGAARFERRRRAAKDEPIQELRGGRPSGFSASRYVADVRLLAKWRLVAGQKRDGCIQLDQQHELERQQYREIKREYRECAAALESFLARDHEESMRALSAAEAESRRTSELSERRDELSGRYGRARLQVYQWEEAWRTVKACRSFLRRVSPLGQLDAAEDESEEAGEGAGEEAGEEAEEAEIGSLESIIAAFERTRSALSPASSPGELGLLEAADLLRLFRDIELRNLSALVHLEALGGPMAEASARIGAAELRVGREIEDVFEGIEQLERAIGREERRARRLERQSARLVQRRFRALVCSAEALRARILLEEAYEGCVAPNEAGLGPLAMARGLEAAYERLSAELDALPRHLVLACERDGFQQEMRQSREAAEAARKFELMQRLLGALRRIMEPTESRRRVLMRRSSPNVPGRRCAASAAAAAKEQTRDKSPIAREALQLDFFEKLCKPKRTDGEEDGASDDDD; via the exons ATGCCGAGTGCAGGCGCTGGCGGCATCAGGGAGGGGGCGGCGAG GAGTCCCTACGCGCTGCCGGGCGACGCGCAGCTCCTGGCCTACTGGCACCACCAGCATCGGGCTCCGAGTACTCCGAGTACTCCGAGTGCAGCCGGCGCAGCCCGCTTCGAGCGGAGGAGGCGCGCCGCCAAGGACGAGCCGATCCAGGAGCTTCGCGGCGGCAGACCGTCGGGCTTCTCCGCCTCGCGGTACGTCGCCGACGTCAGGCTGCTCGCCAAGTGGCGGCTCGTCGCCGGCCAGAAGCGCGACGGCTGCATCCAGCTGGACCAGCAGCACGAGCTCGAGCGGCAACAGTACCGCGAGATCAAG CGCGAGTACAGGGAGTGCGCGGCCGCGCTGGAGAGCTTCCTGGCCCGGGACCACGAGGAGAGCATGCGAGCTCTGAGCGCGGCCGAGGCCGAGTCGCGGCGGACGAGCGAGCTGAGCGAGCGCAGGGACGAGCTCTCCGGGCGCTACGGCCGGGCCCGGCTGCAGGTCTACCAGTGGGAGGAGGCCTGGCGCACCGTCAAGGCCTGTCGGAGCTTTCTGCGGCGCGTCTCGCCGCTCGGCCAGCTGGACGCCGCCGAGGACGAAAGCGAGGAGGCCGGCGAGGGCGCCGGCGAGGAGGCCGGCGAGGAGGCCGAGGAGGCCGAGATCGGCTCGCTCGAGTCCATCATCG CCGCGTTCGAGCGCACCCGCTCTGCACTCTCCCCGGCCAGCTCTCCCGGCGAGCTCGGCCTGCTGGAGGCGGCCGACCTGCTGCGGCTCTTCCGCGACATCGAGCTGCGGAACCTCAGCGCGCTCGTGCACCTGGAGGCGCTGGGCGGGCCCATGGCCGAGGCGAGCGCCAGGATCGGCGCGGCGGAGCTCCGCGTCGGCCGGGAGATCGAGGACGTCTTCGAGGGCATCGAGCAGCTGGAA AGGGCGATCGGCCGAGAGGAGCGCCGAGCTCGCCGCCTGGAGCGGCAGAGCGCTCGGCTGGTGCAGCGCAGGTTCCGCGCGCTCGTCTGCTCGGCCGAGGCGCTGCGGGCTCGCATCCTGCTGGAGGAGGCCTACGAAGGCTGCGTCGCCCCGAACGAAGCCGGCCTCGGGCCGCTGGCCATGGCTCGCGGGCTCGAGGCTGCCTACGAGAGGCTCAGCGCCGAGCTGGACGCGCTGCCGCGACACTTGGTGCTCGCCTGCGAGAGGGACGGCTTCCAGCAGGAGATGCGCCAGAGCCGCGAGGCTGCCGAGGCAGCCAGGAAG TTCGAGCTGATGCAGCGACTTCTCGGAGCACTGCGTAGAATCATGGAACCAACCGAGTCCAGGCGTCGTGTGCTGATGCGGCGATCGTCGCCGAACGTTCCAGGCAGACGCTGtgcggcgtcggcggcggcggcggcgaaggAGCAGACTCGCGACAAATCGCCGATCGCCCGCGAAGCTCTGCAGCTGGACTTTTTCGAAAAGCTATGCAAGCCCAAGAGGACCGACGGCGAGGAGGACGGCGCAAGCGATGACGACGATTAA
- the LOC100679070 gene encoding uncharacterized protein LOC100679070 isoform X1, which translates to MPYIRRVPPLTHFTPPSEGPAACATYRVLYSLYILSVPSRSCVSRDFSSSTPPAVPPNTTASIYISTISEYVADPAPTPSRRAHQSEGAWRAEAEGSMAGEDTELCGFMDAKLPGGRCMGQRVKKRSLAPWKVWRRHWCSVRKLGPGLGLEILLDHGVASSNNTGSASAASDKDSCIRISADALICRTESRSKQFAFGIFPAKERKPLLYLAANSESESQRWMASLRQLLRPRRHRFMDGTFNVSMVDNAHSRSAGLTGLYGDLVASRTGIFLKDVHTGEIVETFDWKEASQFHLSSSGRPEDVKRICVIHTTKEFRGGVGQLHVFCLNATRLLQDLVTQGRGPRHRQPHNHHQRPLSLSEGDLRLAAQQEQSCPEPGFQALKHKIAANIVNAGLGLLLSARSGSEAKLLNEIVGSNKTLEKMSKISSNLLHKRAVDNVYQPEPATMVNNVMSSLEELEEPSIRRVSNISVASGIYEEILDDFVSTKSRRVPSNLYENPSELILKSETKLQPPPLPPRQRCGSGSTRNGSLSDDGLDSEGGTRSATPNTQDDSTPTPEDKAPLPISRLVQVDTSDYVPMLPRLQDIALHELQQQTQQENMYMVMR; encoded by the exons ATGCCGTATATACGCCGAGTACCTCCGCTGACGCACTTTACTCCGCCGAGCGAAGGACCTGCAGCCTGCGCGACATACCGAGTGCTGTACAGCTTATATATACTTAGTGTGCCGTCAAGGAGCTGCGTAAGCCGCGACTTCTCCAGCTCGACGCCGCCCGCTGTGCCGCCGAACACTACAGCTTCTATTTACATAAGTACGATTTCGGAATACGTCGCGGACCCGGCGCCTACACCGTCCCGCAGAGCGCATCAGAGCGAAGGAGCTTGGAGAGCAG AAGCCGAAGGAAGCATGGCGGGCGAGGATACGGAGCTCTGTGGCTTCATGGACGCAAAGTTACCCGGTGGCCGGTGTATGGGCCAGCGCGTGAAAAAGCGCAGTTTGGCTCCGTGGAAGGTCTGGCGACGACACTGGTGCTCCGTTCGAAAACTCGGTCCCGGATTGGGCCTCGAAATCCTGCTCGACCACGGCGTCGCCTCCTCCAACAACACCGGCAGCGCCTCGGCGGCCAGTGACAAGGACAGCTGCATCAGGATATCGGCCGACGCACTCATCTGCCGCACCGAGTCGCGATCCAAGCAGTTTGCCTTTGGAATCTTCCCGGCCAAGGAGAGGAAGCCCCTACTGTACCTGGCCGCAAAttccgagagcgagagccagAGGTGGATGGCTAGTCTCAGGCAGCTTCTCAGACCCAGGAGGCACAGGTTCATGGACGGCACGTTCAATGTGTCAATGGTCGATAACGCTCACTCGAGATCAGCTGGACTGACTG GACTGTACGGTGACTTGGTGGCCAGCCGCACGGGCATCTTTCTGAAGGACGTGCACACGGGCGAGATCGTCGAGACGTTCGACTGGAAGGAAGCCAGCCAGTTCCATCTGTCGAGTTCGGGTCGCCCCGAAGACGTCAAGCGCATCTGTGTTATTCACACGACCAAGGAGTTCCGAGGTGGAGTTGGTCAGCTCCACGTGTTTTGTCTCAACGCCACTAGACTGCTGCAGGACCTCGTGACCCAGGGTCGAGGACCCAGGCACAGGCAGCCGCACAATCATCACCAGCGGCCGCTGAGTCTGAGCGAAGGTGATCTGAGGTTGGCTGCTCAGCAAGAGCAATCGTGCCCGGAGCCCGGATTCCAAGCACTCAAACACAAGATCGCGGCGAATATCGTCAACGCGGGTCTGGGGCTGCTGCTGTCCGCGAGGTCTGGCAGTGAAGCCAAGCTGCTCAATGAAATTGTTGGAAGTAACAAAACATTGGAGAAGATGTCGAAAATCTCCTCGAATCTTTTACACAAGAGGGCGGTGGACAACGTGTACCAGCCGGAGCCCGCGACGATGGTCAACAACGTCATGTCGAGCCTCGAGGAGTTGGAAGAGCCATCGATCAGACGCGTATCCAACATCTCTGTTGCGTCGGGTATTTACGAGGAGATTCTCGATGACTTCGTTTCAACCAAGTCGCGCCGCGTGCCGTCCAACCTCTACGAAAATCCTAGCGAGCTTATACTCAAGTCTGAGACGAAGTTGCAGCCACCTCCGCTTCCACCCAGACAGAGATGCGGCTCTGGATCGACGAGAAATGGAAG TCTAAGCGACGACGGGCTAGACTCGGAAGGCGGCACACGTTCGGCAACACCAAATACCCAAGACGATTCGACGCCCACGCCCGAGGATAAGGCACCTCTGCCAATCAGTCGCCTCGTTCAAGTGGACACTTCCGATTACGTGCCGATGTTGCCAAGACTCCAGGATATCGCCCTCCACGAGCTGCAGCAACAGACGCAGCAGGAGAACATGTATATGGTCATGCGATAG
- the LOC100679070 gene encoding uncharacterized protein LOC100679070 isoform X2 — protein sequence MAGEDTELCGFMDAKLPGGRCMGQRVKKRSLAPWKVWRRHWCSVRKLGPGLGLEILLDHGVASSNNTGSASAASDKDSCIRISADALICRTESRSKQFAFGIFPAKERKPLLYLAANSESESQRWMASLRQLLRPRRHRFMDGTFNVSMVDNAHSRSAGLTGLYGDLVASRTGIFLKDVHTGEIVETFDWKEASQFHLSSSGRPEDVKRICVIHTTKEFRGGVGQLHVFCLNATRLLQDLVTQGRGPRHRQPHNHHQRPLSLSEGDLRLAAQQEQSCPEPGFQALKHKIAANIVNAGLGLLLSARSGSEAKLLNEIVGSNKTLEKMSKISSNLLHKRAVDNVYQPEPATMVNNVMSSLEELEEPSIRRVSNISVASGIYEEILDDFVSTKSRRVPSNLYENPSELILKSETKLQPPPLPPRQRCGSGSTRNGSLSDDGLDSEGGTRSATPNTQDDSTPTPEDKAPLPISRLVQVDTSDYVPMLPRLQDIALHELQQQTQQENMYMVMR from the exons ATGGCGGGCGAGGATACGGAGCTCTGTGGCTTCATGGACGCAAAGTTACCCGGTGGCCGGTGTATGGGCCAGCGCGTGAAAAAGCGCAGTTTGGCTCCGTGGAAGGTCTGGCGACGACACTGGTGCTCCGTTCGAAAACTCGGTCCCGGATTGGGCCTCGAAATCCTGCTCGACCACGGCGTCGCCTCCTCCAACAACACCGGCAGCGCCTCGGCGGCCAGTGACAAGGACAGCTGCATCAGGATATCGGCCGACGCACTCATCTGCCGCACCGAGTCGCGATCCAAGCAGTTTGCCTTTGGAATCTTCCCGGCCAAGGAGAGGAAGCCCCTACTGTACCTGGCCGCAAAttccgagagcgagagccagAGGTGGATGGCTAGTCTCAGGCAGCTTCTCAGACCCAGGAGGCACAGGTTCATGGACGGCACGTTCAATGTGTCAATGGTCGATAACGCTCACTCGAGATCAGCTGGACTGACTG GACTGTACGGTGACTTGGTGGCCAGCCGCACGGGCATCTTTCTGAAGGACGTGCACACGGGCGAGATCGTCGAGACGTTCGACTGGAAGGAAGCCAGCCAGTTCCATCTGTCGAGTTCGGGTCGCCCCGAAGACGTCAAGCGCATCTGTGTTATTCACACGACCAAGGAGTTCCGAGGTGGAGTTGGTCAGCTCCACGTGTTTTGTCTCAACGCCACTAGACTGCTGCAGGACCTCGTGACCCAGGGTCGAGGACCCAGGCACAGGCAGCCGCACAATCATCACCAGCGGCCGCTGAGTCTGAGCGAAGGTGATCTGAGGTTGGCTGCTCAGCAAGAGCAATCGTGCCCGGAGCCCGGATTCCAAGCACTCAAACACAAGATCGCGGCGAATATCGTCAACGCGGGTCTGGGGCTGCTGCTGTCCGCGAGGTCTGGCAGTGAAGCCAAGCTGCTCAATGAAATTGTTGGAAGTAACAAAACATTGGAGAAGATGTCGAAAATCTCCTCGAATCTTTTACACAAGAGGGCGGTGGACAACGTGTACCAGCCGGAGCCCGCGACGATGGTCAACAACGTCATGTCGAGCCTCGAGGAGTTGGAAGAGCCATCGATCAGACGCGTATCCAACATCTCTGTTGCGTCGGGTATTTACGAGGAGATTCTCGATGACTTCGTTTCAACCAAGTCGCGCCGCGTGCCGTCCAACCTCTACGAAAATCCTAGCGAGCTTATACTCAAGTCTGAGACGAAGTTGCAGCCACCTCCGCTTCCACCCAGACAGAGATGCGGCTCTGGATCGACGAGAAATGGAAG TCTAAGCGACGACGGGCTAGACTCGGAAGGCGGCACACGTTCGGCAACACCAAATACCCAAGACGATTCGACGCCCACGCCCGAGGATAAGGCACCTCTGCCAATCAGTCGCCTCGTTCAAGTGGACACTTCCGATTACGTGCCGATGTTGCCAAGACTCCAGGATATCGCCCTCCACGAGCTGCAGCAACAGACGCAGCAGGAGAACATGTATATGGTCATGCGATAG
- the LOC100121141 gene encoding CCR4-NOT transcription complex subunit 2 isoform X2 → MANLNFEQPPRSIANASLATRAANSAGGLNSSTLAGHVTPTSGGAASGVAGTQSTSNHQSQQQQQQQQQQQQQQQQQLSPMNSRGLFGQRAFTSDRRNMPTLGNTNPMGGMSGFGIPQSRNYGSQGTINNFHSAFGSGTSTGGGGDTSTPPLLDLSEFPSLTNRGQGDSSMPQPSPMPGKQPYVGMVKQPTSEASEFTMSSEDFPALPGTQSRDGPSPGGSVMSGEKGLSVGLGPDLNPDVLQANRTSNSDKSQSSKKGIQTSPDGKVTNIPASMVKDQFGMVGLLTFIRAAETDPNLVTLALGQDLTALGLNLNSPENLYQNFGGPWAETPCRPQDIDFHVPPEYLINATIRDKLAPVKLNRYKDDLLFYMFYTNVGDVLQLAAAAELYSREWRYHTEEKVWITQAPGLGLVEKTSTYERGTYYYFDAQNWRKVAKEFHLDYTKLEGRPHLPNTFHQNQP, encoded by the exons ATGGCCAATCTGAACTTTGAGCAGCCACCTAGAAGCATCGCTAATGCAAGTCTAGCGACGCGTGCAGCTAACAGTGCTGGTGGTTTGAACTCTTCGACCCTGGCGGGTCATGTCACTCCTACGTCCG GGGGAGCAGCTTCGGGAGTGGCTGGTACACAATCCACGTCTAACCATCAATctcagcaacagcagcagcaacaacagcagcagcagcagcagcagcagcagcagctttctCCTATGAATAGTAGAGGCCTGTTTGGTCAGAGAGCTTTTACTAGTGATAGGCGGAATATGCCAACGTTAGG AAATACTAATCCAATGGGTGGTATGAGCGGTTTTGGAATACCACAAAGTCGTAACTACGGATCTCAAGGTACTATCAACAATTTTCATTCAGCATTTGGTAGTGGTACAAGTACCGGTGGCGGAGGAGACACAAGCACGCCTCCACTTTTGGACCTTTCTGAATTTCCTTCGTTAACTAACCGGGGCCAAGGGGACTCTTCTATGCCCCAACCTAGTCCCATGCCAGGAAAACAACCATATG TTGGAATGGTCAAACAACCAACGTCTGAAGCAAGCGAGTTTACAATGAGCTCGGAAGATTTTCCTGCGTTACCAGGAACACAAAGTAGAGACGGCCCGTCGCCGGGAGGTAGCGTTATGTCCGGTGAAAAGGGGTTGTCCGTCGGTTTGGGTCCGGATTTAAATCCAGACGTGCTGCAAGCTAACAGGACGTCCAACTCGGATAAATCTCAATCGTCGAAGAAAGGCATTCAAACATCGCCCGATG GAAAAGTGACGAATATACCCGCGAGCATGGTGAAAGATCAGTTTGGCATGGTCGGATTGTTGACATTCATCAGAGCAGCTGAAACAGACCCTAATCTTGTGACGTTAGCGCTAGGTCAAGACCTGACGGCGCTTGGCCTTAATCTCAATTCGCCCGAGAATCTTTACCAAAATTTCGGTGGCCCTTGGGCCGAGACGCCATGTCGACCGCAGGACATAGACTTTCACGTTCCACCAGAGTACCTCATTAATGCTACCATCAG GGATAAACTCGCGCCTGTAAAGTTAAATCGATATAAGGACGATCTCTTATTCTATATGTTTTACACGAACGTTGGGGATGTGTTGCAATTAGCAGCTGCAGCGGAACT gtACAGCCGCGAGTGGCGATATCACACTGAGGAAAAAGTGTGGATAACGCAGGCCCCGGGCCTCGGGCTTGTCGAGAAGACCTCGACTTACGAGCGCGGTACTTACTACTATTTTGACGCGCAGAACTGGCGCAAGGTTGCTAAGGAGTTCCATCTCGATTACACGAAACTCGAGGGCAGGCCGCATCTTCCCAACACTTTCCACCAGAATCAGCCTTGA